From Flaviflexus ciconiae:
AGATGCGGAGGATGTCCTCGCGTGCGCGGAAGCCCAGCGTCATCATCGTTGTCGCGCCAAGCTCGTTGTTGGAGGAGGCGATAGCGACAAGGTGGGAGGCGATCCTGTTGAGCTCCATGAGGAGGACGCGGATCTGGCTGGCACGGCGCGGAATCTGATCGGTGATGCCGAGTAGCTTCTCAATAGCGAGCGCGTAGCCAACCTCCTGGAAGAACGGAGCAACGTAGTCCATGCGGGTGCAGAACGCGACGCCCTGCACCCAGTTGCGGTATTCCATGTTCTTCTCAATACCGGTGTGGAGATAGCCGGTCGACGAGCGGAGCTCGCGAACGTACTCGCCATCGAGTTCGAGAAGCAGGCGGAAGACGCCGTGGGTGGAGGGGTGAACGGGGCCCATGTTGACGACGATGCGCTCTTCGCCTAGGCGCTCAGCCTCGGCGGAAAGATCGGACCAGTCGCCGCCCTGCGCGTGATGCTGGGGCGCCGAGTTCAGGTCCTCGTCGGTTGCTCCGGCAGTTGCGTAGTACCGGGAATCTGTAGAAGTCATCAGTTGTAGCTCCTCCGAGTATCCGGCGGCGGGACGACCGCGCCCTTGTATTCGACGGGGATGCCTCCGAGCGGGTAATCCTTACGCTGCGGGTGACCGACCCAGTCATCGGGCATCGCGGGACGGGTAAGGCCCGGGTGATCGTCGAAGACGATTCCCATGAGGTCCCAAGCTTCGCGCTCGTGCCAGTCATTACCCGGGTAAACACCGACGAGGGTCGGCATGTGCGGGTCCTCATCCGAGCAGACGACCTCAATGGCCAGCTGGCGGTTGTGCGTAATGGAGAACAGTGCCGTGTAGGCGTGCAGCTCGCGCCCCGTGTCGTTCGGGTAGTGCACGGCGGACGTGCCGAGGCACAGTTCGAAGCGCAGGTCCTGATCGTCGCGGAGCATCTTCGCCACCATGGGGGCGTGCTCCTTCACGATGAAGAGGATGAGCTGACCGCGGTCGACGACGACCTTCTCGATGACGTCCTCACCTGCGAGGCCTTCGGCGGCAATGAGCTCAAGAAGGATATCGACGACCTCGTCGAACCAGGAGCCGTAGGGTCGGACGGCGGCCGGGGAGATCGTGACGGTCTGTTCGAGCGTCCCGAATCCGGAGGTATCACCGGTTCCTTCGACTCCCCACTGCCCGTGCGTCGTACGTACGACGTCCAGGCTGGGGCGTCCGCCCCGTGCAATTTCGTTATCGGTCACGCGAGCAGTCCCTTCATTTCGTGCGTCGGCGTGGCAGCCAGCGCGGCCTGTTCGGCGCGACGGGCAATGGCCTTACGGTGTCCAAAGAACTTCTCGTCCTTAATGAGCTTACGCAACTCGAGGACGGAGTTAATGAGCATCTCGGGGCGCGGCGGGCATCCCGGCAGGTAAATGTCGACCGGAACGATGTGGTCAACGCCCTGGACGATCGCGTAGTTGTTGAACATGCCGCCTGAGGAGGCGCAAACACCCATGGAAATTACCCACTTGGGGTCCGCCATCTGGTCGTAAATGTTACGGACGACCGGTGCCATGCGGTGGCTGACTCGGCCGGACACAATCATGAGGTCTGCGTGTCGAGGCGAGGCGCGGAACACCTCGAGGCCGAAGCGAGCCATGTCGAACCGGGGAGTACCCGCCGCCATCATCTCAATGGCGCAACAGGCGAGACCCATCGTGACAGGCCACTGGGAGTTGGAACGTCCCCATCCGGCAATGCCCTCGATGGTGGTGAGCATAATGCCCGCGGATGCATCATCTTCATGCGAATGTGCCATGATTTATCTCCTCAGTCCCACTCCAGGCCACCGCGGCGCCACTCGT
This genomic window contains:
- a CDS encoding NADH-quinone oxidoreductase subunit B; protein product: MAHSHEDDASAGIMLTTIEGIAGWGRSNSQWPVTMGLACCAIEMMAAGTPRFDMARFGLEVFRASPRHADLMIVSGRVSHRMAPVVRNIYDQMADPKWVISMGVCASSGGMFNNYAIVQGVDHIVPVDIYLPGCPPRPEMLINSVLELRKLIKDEKFFGHRKAIARRAEQAALAATPTHEMKGLLA
- a CDS encoding NADH-quinone oxidoreductase subunit C, with translation MTDNEIARGGRPSLDVVRTTHGQWGVEGTGDTSGFGTLEQTVTISPAAVRPYGSWFDEVVDILLELIAAEGLAGEDVIEKVVVDRGQLILFIVKEHAPMVAKMLRDDQDLRFELCLGTSAVHYPNDTGRELHAYTALFSITHNRQLAIEVVCSDEDPHMPTLVGVYPGNDWHEREAWDLMGIVFDDHPGLTRPAMPDDWVGHPQRKDYPLGGIPVEYKGAVVPPPDTRRSYN